One stretch of Rosistilla oblonga DNA includes these proteins:
- a CDS encoding DUF7507 domain-containing protein — translation MSKIRGLSNRRVRDSKRREKQSSRFRPRFEQLESRRLLAVATDLANISGIVYDDVDGNGLSAGEEIAGATVNVYRDNGNGIFEPGAGDGSPVATDISDASGRYTLTGLTAGSYFVQQPAQTIGGNSLSQQVSPALTITAAQAEGVLVRTIDSFDGTTDLVSDTANDGVRVASSLADGAALGGERDIFVNKTSVNGLVRISVNDPLQPGILSFDSFASGDGQWNVSWDGIDGDALTLDDTGLGGVDLTSAGTAAGFRLQIGADNLGGTAIVRVYSDDGNGATTSRSSQTTLVIPDTGGSATSTEYIPFSAFIGTADFTQVGAIELDITGVPNINGTAELVGAIGPTTITQDFDNFEQADLSLTKVSNTAAPVVGQTVSFTVSVTNTGPNTATGVEVLDQLPTGITFGSATPSQGSYNNATGIWTVGSITNGATATLQISGTLATAGDKTNTAEIIAADQTDPDSTPGNGLPSEDDQASVTIAPQLIDLSLLKAVDNASPNVGEEVTFTLTINNAGPSTATGVAVTDALPGGLTFVSASPSQGNFSSTGGLWTVGDLASGGTATLNLTARVISAGTKTNSAQVTAAGQADIDSTPNNNDPTEDDQASVAVTPQVADLSLTKVADSTSPNVSQNVVYTITLNNAGPSAATGVQVTDLLPSGIAFVSAQPSIGTYDSNSGLWTVGSIGSNNNQTLILIGRVDSVGAKTNVAEVIASDQFDSDSTPGNGATTEDDRAEVTVTPQTADLSLAKTVNDATPNVGENVTFTLTVSNSGPNQATGVRVLDELPAGMTFVSSSGSQGVYDSGTGVWNVGTISNGGTATLRIVATAGNAGLNANSAEIIASDQLDPDSTPGNSVAGEDDTAEVTFTAEIVDLSLAKTVNTAQPNLGENVTFTITVNNAGPDAATNVVVVDRLPTGLTFVSATPSQGTFNTTTRQWSIPTVPAFGSVTMTLVARVNAATTLTNIVEILDADQPDIDSTPGNNDPSEDDQAVASITTRQADLSLTKTVDNANPNVGDNVTFTIDINNDGPDAATGVAVLDTLPTGMTFVSASATLGTFDSASRTWSVGTVPNNSGAQLEIVARVDTRGIKTNTAQVSASEVADPDSTPGNNLTAEDDQASVSLTPQLVDLALTKGVDVAQPNIGDNVVYNLAMTNTGTDTATGVAVTDTLPVGVTFISAIASLGNYDDATGVWNVGSVARGSTPTLEITVRVDTPDTKTNVAEITATDQLDVDSTPGNGITTEDDYATVDITPLSADLSLTKTVDDPKPNVGENVTFTITVTNSGPDAATGILVEDQLPPDVVFVSATASRGSYNELTGIWDLGALGNTGTATLQIVANGTNVIEKVNQAEIVASDTRDPDSTPGNNDSSEDDQASVSIEPQEIDLSLTKTIDNNAPNRGENVVYTLVVTNDGPSDATGIEITDRLPEGMTFVSAAVAQGAFNASTGVWTTGSLAQGDSATLRLTATVNTTGTVLNTAEITAADQPDTDSTPGNNNITEDDFSSAIFVTPVADLGLTKIVADSTPLASEDVVFTITVVNNGPDDATGVVVRDLLPPGLLFQSSTETQGTYDSNTGLWNVGGIPNTGTATMTIRARINSADPSTNTAEIVAVAQFDPDSTPDNGIAGEDDQASVTVTPEVSDLSVTAAVDNPTPELGDSVVTTFTVSNAGPDVATNVVLSLPIPPGFTFVRADVSQGTFDAATGLWTLGTLIVGETRTIRITERVDAFGIRPHNIEVQSVDQIDPDSTPGNMSLVEDDYASVMIQAPRNLSKRLFLSR, via the coding sequence GTGTCGAAAATTCGTGGCCTCTCCAACCGTCGGGTCCGCGATAGCAAACGCCGCGAAAAACAAAGCAGCCGCTTTCGGCCGCGTTTCGAACAGCTCGAATCGCGGCGTCTGCTGGCCGTCGCGACCGACTTGGCCAACATCTCCGGGATCGTCTACGACGATGTCGACGGCAATGGGCTGAGTGCTGGCGAGGAGATCGCCGGGGCGACGGTGAACGTCTACCGCGACAACGGCAACGGAATCTTCGAGCCAGGCGCCGGGGACGGATCGCCCGTGGCGACCGACATCAGCGATGCCAGCGGTCGCTACACGCTGACCGGGCTGACGGCAGGCAGCTATTTTGTGCAACAGCCAGCCCAGACGATCGGCGGCAATTCGCTGAGTCAGCAGGTCAGTCCAGCGCTCACGATCACCGCAGCTCAAGCCGAAGGGGTTTTGGTTCGCACGATCGATTCGTTTGATGGAACGACCGATCTGGTCAGCGACACCGCGAACGACGGCGTCCGCGTCGCCTCCAGCTTGGCCGATGGTGCGGCGTTGGGTGGCGAACGCGATATCTTCGTCAACAAGACCTCGGTCAACGGTTTGGTTCGGATCTCGGTCAACGATCCGTTGCAGCCCGGCATCCTTTCGTTCGACAGCTTTGCTTCGGGCGATGGTCAGTGGAACGTCTCTTGGGATGGAATCGATGGAGACGCGTTGACGCTGGACGACACCGGCCTCGGTGGCGTCGATCTGACTTCAGCCGGTACCGCTGCCGGTTTTCGGTTGCAGATTGGTGCGGATAACCTTGGCGGAACGGCGATCGTTCGCGTCTACAGCGACGATGGCAACGGAGCGACGACGTCGCGATCGAGCCAGACGACGCTGGTGATTCCCGACACGGGCGGTTCAGCAACCAGCACCGAATACATCCCATTCAGCGCGTTCATCGGAACGGCCGATTTCACACAGGTCGGTGCGATCGAACTGGATATCACCGGGGTACCGAACATCAACGGGACGGCGGAACTTGTCGGCGCGATCGGTCCGACGACGATCACGCAGGACTTCGACAATTTCGAACAAGCCGATCTCAGTTTGACGAAGGTCTCCAACACGGCGGCTCCAGTCGTCGGTCAGACCGTTTCGTTTACCGTCTCGGTCACCAACACCGGTCCCAACACGGCGACCGGTGTCGAAGTGCTGGACCAATTGCCAACGGGGATCACGTTTGGCAGCGCCACTCCATCGCAGGGCAGCTACAACAACGCGACGGGGATTTGGACCGTTGGCAGCATCACCAACGGGGCGACCGCGACGCTGCAGATCAGCGGTACGCTGGCAACCGCTGGCGATAAGACCAATACGGCGGAGATCATCGCGGCGGATCAGACCGATCCCGACAGCACTCCGGGGAACGGACTACCCAGCGAAGACGATCAAGCGAGCGTGACGATCGCCCCGCAATTAATCGATCTGTCGTTGCTGAAAGCTGTCGACAACGCGTCGCCGAACGTTGGCGAAGAGGTCACGTTTACGCTGACGATCAACAACGCCGGCCCCAGCACCGCCACGGGAGTTGCCGTGACCGATGCGTTGCCGGGCGGACTGACCTTCGTTTCGGCAAGTCCTTCGCAAGGGAACTTCAGCAGCACCGGAGGTCTATGGACCGTCGGGGATCTGGCCAGCGGCGGAACGGCGACGTTGAACCTGACAGCTCGCGTTATCTCTGCCGGCACGAAGACGAATTCGGCGCAAGTGACAGCGGCCGGGCAAGCTGATATCGACAGCACGCCCAACAACAACGACCCGACCGAAGACGATCAAGCCTCGGTCGCGGTGACTCCGCAGGTTGCCGATCTTTCGTTGACGAAGGTCGCCGATTCGACGTCTCCCAATGTCAGCCAAAACGTCGTCTATACGATCACTCTGAACAACGCTGGCCCGAGCGCCGCGACTGGTGTTCAAGTCACCGATCTGCTCCCCTCGGGAATCGCTTTTGTTTCGGCTCAACCGAGCATCGGTACCTACGACAGCAACAGCGGACTGTGGACCGTTGGTTCGATCGGCAGCAACAACAACCAGACGTTGATCTTGATCGGCCGCGTCGATTCGGTCGGGGCAAAAACAAACGTTGCCGAAGTTATCGCGTCGGACCAGTTCGACAGCGATTCGACTCCCGGTAATGGAGCGACGACCGAAGATGATCGGGCCGAGGTGACGGTGACTCCGCAAACCGCCGACCTCTCGCTCGCGAAGACCGTCAACGATGCGACGCCAAACGTTGGCGAAAACGTGACGTTTACGCTGACCGTTTCCAACAGTGGCCCCAACCAAGCGACCGGCGTTCGCGTTCTGGATGAATTGCCGGCCGGAATGACCTTTGTCTCCTCCTCGGGCAGCCAAGGTGTTTACGACAGCGGGACCGGCGTTTGGAACGTCGGCACGATCTCCAACGGCGGAACGGCAACGCTGCGGATCGTCGCCACGGCAGGCAACGCGGGCTTGAACGCAAACTCCGCAGAGATCATCGCGTCGGATCAATTGGATCCCGATTCGACTCCCGGCAATAGCGTCGCTGGCGAGGACGATACCGCGGAGGTGACGTTCACCGCCGAGATCGTCGACCTATCGCTGGCCAAGACCGTCAACACGGCGCAACCAAACCTTGGCGAAAACGTCACGTTTACGATCACCGTTAACAACGCGGGGCCCGACGCGGCGACCAACGTCGTGGTTGTCGATCGCTTGCCGACGGGGCTGACTTTCGTCTCGGCAACGCCCAGCCAGGGAACGTTCAACACGACGACGCGACAATGGTCGATCCCCACCGTGCCTGCCTTTGGTTCGGTCACGATGACGCTGGTCGCCCGCGTCAACGCTGCGACGACATTGACTAACATTGTCGAGATTCTCGATGCCGACCAACCCGACATCGATTCGACTCCCGGCAACAACGACCCTAGCGAAGACGATCAAGCTGTCGCGTCGATCACGACCCGGCAAGCGGATCTCTCGCTGACGAAGACCGTCGACAACGCCAATCCGAACGTCGGCGATAACGTCACATTTACGATCGACATCAACAATGACGGCCCCGATGCGGCGACTGGTGTCGCGGTTCTCGATACGCTGCCGACGGGGATGACCTTCGTTTCTGCCAGCGCCACCCTGGGTACCTTCGATTCGGCCAGTCGCACCTGGTCGGTTGGGACCGTTCCCAATAATTCGGGCGCCCAATTGGAGATCGTCGCCCGCGTCGATACTCGCGGAATCAAAACCAACACGGCGCAGGTGAGTGCGTCGGAGGTGGCAGATCCCGATTCGACTCCCGGCAATAACTTGACGGCCGAAGACGATCAAGCCAGCGTTTCGCTGACGCCTCAATTGGTCGACCTCGCGCTGACTAAAGGCGTCGACGTGGCACAGCCCAACATCGGCGATAACGTCGTCTACAACTTGGCAATGACAAACACGGGGACCGACACCGCGACGGGCGTTGCGGTGACCGATACGTTGCCAGTCGGAGTGACTTTCATTTCGGCGATCGCCAGTCTTGGGAACTATGACGATGCGACCGGCGTATGGAACGTAGGGTCAGTCGCCCGCGGATCGACGCCAACGTTGGAGATTACGGTCCGCGTCGACACGCCCGATACAAAGACCAACGTAGCGGAGATCACCGCGACAGACCAATTGGATGTCGATTCGACGCCTGGCAACGGGATCACGACCGAAGACGATTACGCCACTGTCGACATCACGCCTCTTTCGGCTGACCTTTCGTTGACCAAAACCGTCGACGATCCGAAGCCCAACGTCGGCGAAAACGTCACCTTCACGATCACGGTTACGAACTCGGGCCCCGACGCAGCGACAGGGATTTTGGTCGAAGACCAGTTGCCACCGGATGTCGTCTTCGTTTCGGCGACCGCATCGCGCGGCAGCTACAACGAGCTGACAGGGATCTGGGATTTGGGGGCGTTGGGAAACACGGGGACTGCGACGTTGCAGATCGTGGCCAACGGAACCAATGTGATCGAGAAGGTCAATCAAGCGGAGATCGTTGCCTCAGACACTCGCGATCCCGATTCGACTCCCGGCAACAATGACAGCAGCGAAGACGATCAGGCTTCGGTTTCGATCGAGCCGCAGGAGATCGATTTGTCGTTGACAAAGACGATCGACAACAATGCACCCAACCGGGGTGAAAACGTCGTCTACACCTTGGTTGTCACCAACGATGGTCCCTCCGACGCGACGGGGATCGAAATCACCGACCGGTTGCCCGAAGGGATGACGTTTGTTTCCGCCGCGGTTGCTCAGGGAGCTTTCAACGCTTCGACGGGTGTATGGACGACGGGCAGCCTAGCACAAGGCGATTCGGCGACGTTGCGGTTGACGGCGACCGTCAATACAACGGGCACGGTGCTCAACACGGCAGAGATCACCGCCGCGGATCAACCCGATACCGACTCGACGCCGGGTAACAACAACATCACCGAAGACGACTTCTCCAGCGCCATCTTCGTCACCCCGGTCGCCGACTTGGGATTGACCAAGATCGTTGCCGATTCGACGCCGCTGGCCAGCGAGGACGTTGTCTTTACGATCACCGTCGTCAACAACGGCCCCGACGATGCGACTGGCGTCGTTGTTCGCGACCTGTTGCCGCCGGGATTGCTGTTCCAATCTTCGACCGAAACCCAAGGAACCTACGATTCGAACACCGGGTTGTGGAACGTCGGTGGGATTCCCAATACGGGAACCGCCACGATGACGATTCGGGCTCGGATCAACAGCGCCGACCCTAGCACCAACACGGCGGAGATCGTTGCGGTAGCGCAGTTCGACCCCGATTCGACTCCCGACAACGGGATCGCGGGGGAAGATGATCAAGCCAGCGTGACGGTGACTCCCGAAGTGAGCGACCTCTCGGTTACCGCGGCGGTCGACAACCCGACACCGGAACTGGGGGACAGCGTCGTGACGACGT